One region of Lampris incognitus isolate fLamInc1 chromosome 4, fLamInc1.hap2, whole genome shotgun sequence genomic DNA includes:
- the ric3a gene encoding protein RIC-3 has translation MPMTTCQKVTLLSCSVLCISLFLPRMLLSRGKKDVGQPEVGPGFYPPMMHRLSLPEDQEQWTQNPFDSRPHSMEAMAKVTTKGKLKKYSLLGQVIPIYGFGILLYIFYIIYKLTCKGKTTKAEFPYSTVTKDMGSNIGPDQGLSRLQERVLETERMVKRLVSRKSHGSSSSGRKRKSKRSTLRKEEKLLKQLRQITQVMQEGRLEGASPEMEAEEVPYAADWEGYPEETYPEFDQWYHSKDCHTIVLKVPTSELPTAEALAERMVQDEEEEMERKLEVVREEEEEEEEGEDEDEEEDDKEEEGEGEEEEEEEEEEEEEEEEEEEEEEEEEEEEAERRHLLSPPSPLLARERREERVGLEVSKELQATHGGKKQISFSDHKDVFRYLKEDDYEEEGEEEEDLGEEMMMEEEGEEEASDEEEEDDQMCDVEKEEEVDEEDPVTEAESLTFSGEGEEEGEEESEEDCEEFISAAGEGDSLTHSLMVKDVGTSGLRMRNKRET, from the exons ATGCCCATGACAACTTGCCAGAAGGTCACTCTGTTGTCCTGCTCcgtcctctgcatctctctcttccTGCCCAGGATGCTTTTATCCAGAGGGAAAAAGGATGTAGGGCAGCCCGAGG TGGGGCCGGGGTTTTACCCTCCCATGATGCATCGGTTATCGCTGCCAGAGGACCAAGAACAGTGGACACAAAACCCTTTTGACTCCAGACCACACAGCATGGAGGCCATGGCCAAAGTGACAACCAAGGGGAAACTCAAAAAGTACAGCCTGCTGGGTCAAGTCATTCCGATATACGGCTTTGGAATCCTCCTTTACATCTTCTACATCATCTATAAG CTGACCTGTAAAGGGAAGACCACTAAAGCAGAATTCCCCTATTCCACAGTAACCAAGGACATGGGGAGTAACATTG GGCCTGATCAGGGGCTGTCCAGGCTGCAGGAGAGGGTGCTGGAAACTGAGAGGATGGTGAAGAGGCTGGTCTCCAGGAAGAGCCACGGTTCCTCCAGCAG TGGCAGAAAGAGGAAAAGCAAGCGCTCCACATTAAGGAAGGAGGAGAAATTGCTCAAGCAGCTGAGACAGATTACTCAGGTGATGCAGGAGGGCCGGTTGGAGGGAGCCTCCCCAGAGATGGAGGCTGAGGAGGTGCCATATGCGGCAGACTGGGAAG GTTACCCTGAGGAGACCTACCCGGAATTTGACCAATGGTACCATAGCAAGGACTGTCACACCATTGTCCTGAAGGTGCCCACCTCTGAGCTGCCCACCGCTGAGGCCCTGGCAGAGAGGATGGTgcaagatgaggaggaggagatggaaaggAAACTGGAAGTCGtgcgagaggaagaggaggaggaagaagaaggcgaagatgaagatgaagaagaggatgataaagaagaagaaggtgaaggtgaagaagaagaagaagaagaagaggaggaggaggaagaggaggaggaggaggaggaggaggaggaggaggaggaggaggaggaagcagagaGAAGGCACCTACTCAGCCCTCCGTCACCCTTACTTGCTCgggaaaggagagaagagagggtggGTTTGGAGGTGAGCAAGGAGCTGCAGGCTACACATGGAGGCAAAAAGCAAATCAGTTTCAGTGACCATAAAGACGTGTTCCGCTACCTGAAAGAGGACGATtatgaggaggagggggaggaggaggaggatttggGGGAAGAGATGATGATGGAGGAGGAGGGCGAGGAAGAGGCGTCggatgaggaggaagaagacGATCAAATGTGTGAtgtggagaaggaggaggaggtggatgagGAGGATCCAGTGACGGAGGCAGAGAGCCTCACGTTCAGCGGCGAG GGTGAGGAGGAGggcgaggaggagagcgaggaggATTGCGAGGAATTCATATCAGCAGCTGGGGAAGGCGACAGTCTTACCCACTCACTGATGGTTAAAGATGTGGGGACAAGTGGGCTGAGGATGCGGAACAAGAGAGAGACATGA